In Acanthopagrus latus isolate v.2019 chromosome 17, fAcaLat1.1, whole genome shotgun sequence, the following are encoded in one genomic region:
- the nphs1 gene encoding nephrin isoform X4: MQSRVLSLHFGTHAQQAFRTEPRNLTVGMGATAVLRCEVLRASGTVQWVKDGLLLGPERSLPGFERYSMIGNPKRGQYHLQIAKAQLEDDAPYECQAGRSEDSEAIISSTAWVSVQIPPSKPYFEVDMATPWVAGKKYTVTCVAPDAKPVAEITLFKDGVELTGAESFTTSGSKDKLLNTRAEVTVTALSSDNGRQLACHANNPAPFRPVETTVTMSVYFPPQPPVIVGLEREEVRAGRVLVLECVSHGGNPLATLHWTKNGEILSMIWEEDIVVQKSSSALRLKITPEDNQAVLCCECVNLVTRSPLSVSRKITVLFEPAEVKLVGELAAVEGEDLILSCYATSSNPPVQIRWWLGYKELNASAVTMEEGDNGGMTTMSNMTHRVSREEDGLELTCEAFNKGTHFSKTQVEKISIYYPPQKIWLDAPPQDDPLPSGTMVRLICFSTGGNPTGTLTWFKNGRVVPSALKQTSFDRGVARELVLVLTASDNLATYRCDAKNEAKKTISAHTKLTVHFPAVSVTITTKQKELRRGQTLTLECESGSSNPKASISWSLGVLRFQGAEQPPKTAQFGGVSVRSSLTLNLTSQHHNQRVICQAFSPALAEGTNTFFKLNVFYPPEFSPEQPSEVQVLEDEMATIPLLVSANPEEVSCIWLHRREKVVKEGDLRYHWPDDNSLEIRNVTRKDAGVYTVKCTNDEGVDQTSITLDVQYAPSVKAEKDPVVVELGGTADLICVADANPVTDGMFSWSFLGEGEVEMGEVTQEDESGLLTIHDVTRAHAGLYQCTADNGIAPAAAVGVQLVVQFKPELRKGAQWRKVASRGDGTTTAEVVCQAEGIPRVDFSWEKNGVRMDFANPRYEERTVREGSFHTSTVRVVNVSAALDYAVFSCTARNSLGEDKLDIQLVSTNHPDPPTSFRQVDATHDSVTLEWIPGFNGGLRQRFRIRYRWDQLASFLYMDVFPPRATTFTVTGLQPTTTYNFSVNALNAMGESDYADNNAVLTITTKETSALEVPTDDDSDSQITSGLPAYLTVVFTVVFGVVLLLNSLGCYLGVRWKKRRGPTGGRGGSVLDGKKNKEERSSQSTASNSNKYESREKINVAAQRTLLIDSGSETDSNVYESYGAERSHHYYYPAGDYMPPLRPHPEEIRRLDSQSHLYEDVRHSGLYQDILASSLTSRPPLFDHRLPHQWNEWRSPTHPQQGAERAREFMDVQQPQRDSDLPFELRGELV; encoded by the exons TCCCTCCTTCCAAGCCATACTTCGAGGTGGACATGGCAACACCTTGGGTGGCGGGGAAGAAATACACCGTCACCTGCGTCGCCCCTGATGCAAAGCCTGTGGCGGAAATCACACTTTTCAAAG ATGGAGTCGAGCTGACAGGTGCAGAGTCTTTCACCACGTCTGGCTCAAAGGATAAGCTCCTGAACACGCGTGCTGAAGTAAC GGTCActgctctgagctctgacaaCGGGAGGCAGCTGGCATGTCACGCCAACAACCCCGCCCCTTTCCGGCCTGTGGAGACCACAGTGACCATGAGCGTGTACT TCCCGCCTCAGCCTCCAGTTATTGTGGgtctggagagagaggaagtcagAGCAGGGAGAGTGCTCGTGTTGGAGTGCGTGTCTCATGGTGGAAACCCCCTAGCCACTCTCCACTGGACCAAG AATGGCGAGATTCTGTCCATGATTTGGGAGGAGGACATCGTGGTGCAGAAGTCCAGCAGCGCCCTCCGCCTGAAGATCACCCCGGAGGACAACCAGGCAGTGCTGTGCTGCGAGTGCGTCAATCTGGTGACCCGATCCCCTCTGTCTGTGAGCCGCAAAATCACCGTGCTCT TTGAGCCCGCGGAGGTGAAGCTGGTGGGTGAGCTCGCGGCCGTCGAGGGGGAGGACTTGATTCTGAGCTGCTACGCCACCTCCAGTAATCCCCCCGTCCAGATCCGCTGGTGGCTGGGCTACAAGGAGCTCAACGCGTCCGCTGTCACCATGGAAGAG GGAGACAATGGTGGGATGACAACCATGTCCAACATGACCCACAGGGTCTCCCGGGAGGAGGACGGGCTGGAACTCACCTGTGAGGCTTTCAACAAGGGCACACACTTCTCTAAGACGCAGGTCGAAAAAATCAGCATCTACT ACCCCCCTCAAAAGATATGGCTCGATGCTCCTCCTCAAGATGACCCCCTTCCCTCAGGGACCATGGTCCGCCTCATCTGCTTCTCCACTGGGGGGAATCCCACAGGGACTCTGACCTGGTTCAAG AACGGAAGGGTCGTGCCCAGTGCTCTGAAGCAGACGTCCTTTGATCGGGGTGTGGCTCGCGAACTGGTCCTGGTCCTGACAGCGAGCGACAACCTGGCCACCTACCGCTGTGACGCCAAAAACGAGGCAAAGAAGACCATCTCTGCCCACACGAAGCTCACGGTTCACT TTCCAGCTGTAAGTGTCACGATCACAACCAAACAGAAGGAGCTACGTCGGGGCCAGACACTAACTCTGGAGTGTGAGTCTGGAAGCAGTAACCCCAAGGCTAGCATCTCCTGGAGCTTGGGCGTGCTCAG GTTCCAGGGAGCAGAGCAGCCACCCAAGACGGCTCAGTTTGGTGGCGTGTCGGTGCGGAGCTCTCTGACCCTGAACCTGACTTCACAGCATCACAACCAGAGGGTCATTTGCCAGGCCTTCAGCCCAGCGCTAGCAGAGGGcaccaacacatttttcaaactaaatgtgtttt ACCCACCAGAGTTCAGTCCGGAGCAGCCATCGGAggtccaggtgctggaggatgaAATGGCAACCATCCCGCTGCTGGTCTCAGCTAACCCGGAGGAGGTCTCCTGCATCTGGCTGCACCGCAGGGAGAAGGTGGTCAAAG AGGGGGATCTGAGGTACCACTGGCCAGACGACAACTCACTGGAGATCAGGAATGTGACAAGGAAAGATGCCGGCGTTTACACAGTCAAGTGCACAAATGACGAGGGTGTCGACCAGACCTCCATCACGCTGGACGTTCAgt ATGCTCCCAGTGTCAAGGCAGAGAAAGACCCCGTGGTGGTGGAGCTGGGGGGAACTGCAGACCTGATATGTGTGGCGGATGCCAACCCCGTTACTGACGGcatgttctcctggagctttCTG GGAGAAGGGGAGGTGGAGATGGGAGAGGTGACTCAGGAAGACGAATCTGGCCTCCTGACCATCCATGATGTGACTCGGGCTCATGCTGGCCTTTACCAGTGCACGGCCGATAATGGCATAGCGCCTGCCGCCGCCGTGGGCGTGCAGCTGGTGGTGCAGT TCAAGCCGGAGCTTCGGAAAGGAGCCCAGTGGAGGAAGGTGGCGAGCAGAGGGGACGGCACCACCACAGCCGAGGTGGTGTGTCAGGCAGAAGGCATTCCTCGCGTCGACTTCTCTTGGGAGAAAAACGGTGTTCGCATGGACTTTGCAAACCCCAG GTACGAGGAGCGGACCGTGAGGGAGGGCTCCTTCCACACCAGTACAGTCCGGGTAGTCAATGTGAGCGCAGCTCTGGACTACGCCGTGTTCAGCTGCACCGCTCGCAACTCACTCGGAGAAGACAAGCTAGACATCCAGCTCGTCAGCACAA ATCATCCAGATCCTCCCACGTCGTTTCGGCAAGTCGACGCAACCCACGACTCGGTTACTCTGGAGTGGATCCCTGGCTTCAATGGCGGTTTGCGGCAGAGATTTCGTATCAG ATACCGTTGGGATCAGTTGGCCAGTTTCCTCTACATGGACGTCTTTCCTCCCAGAGCGACAACCTTCACTGTCACCGGCCTGCAGCCCACCACCACCTACAACTTCTCTGTCAATGCCCTCAACGCGATGGGAGAGAGTGATTATGCTGACAACAATGCAGTACTGACCATCACCACCAAGG AGACATCTGCACTAGAAGTCCCAACAGATGATGACTCAGATTCACAGA TTACCAGTGGGCTGCCGGCCTACTTGACGGTCGTGTTCACGGTGGTGTTTGGAGTCGTGCTGCTGTTGAATTCACTGGGCTGCTACTTGGGAGTGCGGTGGAAGAAGAGGCGAGGCCCGACAG GGGGTAGAGGAGGCAGCGTGTTGGACGGAAAGAAGAATAAGGAGGAGCG GTCCAGTCAGTCAACCGCCAGCAACTCCAATAAGTATGAGAGCCGAGAAAAGATCAACGTGGCAGCCCAGCGAACCCTCCTCATCGACTCCGGATCCGAAACGGACAGCAATGTCTACGAGAGCTACGGGGCg GAACGTTcccatcattattattacccagCTGGTGACTACATGCCGCCTCTCCGTCCACACCCTGAGGAAATACGCAGGCTGG ACTCTCAGAGCCATCTGTATGAAGACGTAAGACACAGCGGCCTGTACCAGGACATCCTGgcttcctctctcacttcccGTCCGCCCTTGTTTGACCACAGATTGCCTCATCAGTGGAATGAGTGGAGATCACCGACTCACCCTCAG caggGCGCCGAGAGAGCGAGGGAGTTCATGGATGTTCAACAGCCGCAGAGAGATTCCGATCTTCCCTTTGAACTACGAGGCGAATTAGTCTAG
- the nphs1 gene encoding nephrin isoform X5 — protein sequence MGATAVLRCEVLRASGTVQWVKDGLLLGPERSLPGFERYSMIGNPKRGQYHLQIAKAQLEDDAPYECQAGRSEDSEAIISSTAWVSVQIPPSKPYFEVDMATPWVAGKKYTVTCVAPDAKPVAEITLFKDGVELTGAESFTTSGSKDKLLNTRAEVTVTALSSDNGRQLACHANNPAPFRPVETTVTMSVYFPPQPPVIVGLEREEVRAGRVLVLECVSHGGNPLATLHWTKNGEILSMIWEEDIVVQKSSSALRLKITPEDNQAVLCCECVNLVTRSPLSVSRKITVLFEPAEVKLVGELAAVEGEDLILSCYATSSNPPVQIRWWLGYKELNASAVTMEEGDNGGMTTMSNMTHRVSREEDGLELTCEAFNKGTHFSKTQVEKISIYYPPQKIWLDAPPQDDPLPSGTMVRLICFSTGGNPTGTLTWFKNGRVVPSALKQTSFDRGVARELVLVLTASDNLATYRCDAKNEAKKTISAHTKLTVHFPAVSVTITTKQKELRRGQTLTLECESGSSNPKASISWSLGVLRFQGAEQPPKTAQFGGVSVRSSLTLNLTSQHHNQRVICQAFSPALAEGTNTFFKLNVFYPPEFSPEQPSEVQVLEDEMATIPLLVSANPEEVSCIWLHRREKVVKEGDLRYHWPDDNSLEIRNVTRKDAGVYTVKCTNDEGVDQTSITLDVQYAPSVKAEKDPVVVELGGTADLICVADANPVTDGMFSWSFLGEGEVEMGEVTQEDESGLLTIHDVTRAHAGLYQCTADNGIAPAAAVGVQLVVQFKPELRKGAQWRKVASRGDGTTTAEVVCQAEGIPRVDFSWEKNGVRMDFANPRYEERTVREGSFHTSTVRVVNVSAALDYAVFSCTARNSLGEDKLDIQLVSTNHPDPPTSFRQVDATHDSVTLEWIPGFNGGLRQRFRIRYRWDQLASFLYMDVFPPRATTFTVTGLQPTTTYNFSVNALNAMGESDYADNNAVLTITTKETSALEVPTDDDSDSQITSGLPAYLTVVFTVVFGVVLLLNSLGCYLGVRWKKRRGPTGGRGGSVLDGKKNKEERSSQSTASNSNKYESREKINVAAQRTLLIDSGSETDSNVYESYGAERSHHYYYPAGDYMPPLRPHPEEIRRLDSQSHLYEDVRHSGLYQDILASSLTSRPPLFDHRLPHQWNEWRSPTHPQQGAERAREFMDVQQPQRDSDLPFELRGELV from the exons TCCCTCCTTCCAAGCCATACTTCGAGGTGGACATGGCAACACCTTGGGTGGCGGGGAAGAAATACACCGTCACCTGCGTCGCCCCTGATGCAAAGCCTGTGGCGGAAATCACACTTTTCAAAG ATGGAGTCGAGCTGACAGGTGCAGAGTCTTTCACCACGTCTGGCTCAAAGGATAAGCTCCTGAACACGCGTGCTGAAGTAAC GGTCActgctctgagctctgacaaCGGGAGGCAGCTGGCATGTCACGCCAACAACCCCGCCCCTTTCCGGCCTGTGGAGACCACAGTGACCATGAGCGTGTACT TCCCGCCTCAGCCTCCAGTTATTGTGGgtctggagagagaggaagtcagAGCAGGGAGAGTGCTCGTGTTGGAGTGCGTGTCTCATGGTGGAAACCCCCTAGCCACTCTCCACTGGACCAAG AATGGCGAGATTCTGTCCATGATTTGGGAGGAGGACATCGTGGTGCAGAAGTCCAGCAGCGCCCTCCGCCTGAAGATCACCCCGGAGGACAACCAGGCAGTGCTGTGCTGCGAGTGCGTCAATCTGGTGACCCGATCCCCTCTGTCTGTGAGCCGCAAAATCACCGTGCTCT TTGAGCCCGCGGAGGTGAAGCTGGTGGGTGAGCTCGCGGCCGTCGAGGGGGAGGACTTGATTCTGAGCTGCTACGCCACCTCCAGTAATCCCCCCGTCCAGATCCGCTGGTGGCTGGGCTACAAGGAGCTCAACGCGTCCGCTGTCACCATGGAAGAG GGAGACAATGGTGGGATGACAACCATGTCCAACATGACCCACAGGGTCTCCCGGGAGGAGGACGGGCTGGAACTCACCTGTGAGGCTTTCAACAAGGGCACACACTTCTCTAAGACGCAGGTCGAAAAAATCAGCATCTACT ACCCCCCTCAAAAGATATGGCTCGATGCTCCTCCTCAAGATGACCCCCTTCCCTCAGGGACCATGGTCCGCCTCATCTGCTTCTCCACTGGGGGGAATCCCACAGGGACTCTGACCTGGTTCAAG AACGGAAGGGTCGTGCCCAGTGCTCTGAAGCAGACGTCCTTTGATCGGGGTGTGGCTCGCGAACTGGTCCTGGTCCTGACAGCGAGCGACAACCTGGCCACCTACCGCTGTGACGCCAAAAACGAGGCAAAGAAGACCATCTCTGCCCACACGAAGCTCACGGTTCACT TTCCAGCTGTAAGTGTCACGATCACAACCAAACAGAAGGAGCTACGTCGGGGCCAGACACTAACTCTGGAGTGTGAGTCTGGAAGCAGTAACCCCAAGGCTAGCATCTCCTGGAGCTTGGGCGTGCTCAG GTTCCAGGGAGCAGAGCAGCCACCCAAGACGGCTCAGTTTGGTGGCGTGTCGGTGCGGAGCTCTCTGACCCTGAACCTGACTTCACAGCATCACAACCAGAGGGTCATTTGCCAGGCCTTCAGCCCAGCGCTAGCAGAGGGcaccaacacatttttcaaactaaatgtgtttt ACCCACCAGAGTTCAGTCCGGAGCAGCCATCGGAggtccaggtgctggaggatgaAATGGCAACCATCCCGCTGCTGGTCTCAGCTAACCCGGAGGAGGTCTCCTGCATCTGGCTGCACCGCAGGGAGAAGGTGGTCAAAG AGGGGGATCTGAGGTACCACTGGCCAGACGACAACTCACTGGAGATCAGGAATGTGACAAGGAAAGATGCCGGCGTTTACACAGTCAAGTGCACAAATGACGAGGGTGTCGACCAGACCTCCATCACGCTGGACGTTCAgt ATGCTCCCAGTGTCAAGGCAGAGAAAGACCCCGTGGTGGTGGAGCTGGGGGGAACTGCAGACCTGATATGTGTGGCGGATGCCAACCCCGTTACTGACGGcatgttctcctggagctttCTG GGAGAAGGGGAGGTGGAGATGGGAGAGGTGACTCAGGAAGACGAATCTGGCCTCCTGACCATCCATGATGTGACTCGGGCTCATGCTGGCCTTTACCAGTGCACGGCCGATAATGGCATAGCGCCTGCCGCCGCCGTGGGCGTGCAGCTGGTGGTGCAGT TCAAGCCGGAGCTTCGGAAAGGAGCCCAGTGGAGGAAGGTGGCGAGCAGAGGGGACGGCACCACCACAGCCGAGGTGGTGTGTCAGGCAGAAGGCATTCCTCGCGTCGACTTCTCTTGGGAGAAAAACGGTGTTCGCATGGACTTTGCAAACCCCAG GTACGAGGAGCGGACCGTGAGGGAGGGCTCCTTCCACACCAGTACAGTCCGGGTAGTCAATGTGAGCGCAGCTCTGGACTACGCCGTGTTCAGCTGCACCGCTCGCAACTCACTCGGAGAAGACAAGCTAGACATCCAGCTCGTCAGCACAA ATCATCCAGATCCTCCCACGTCGTTTCGGCAAGTCGACGCAACCCACGACTCGGTTACTCTGGAGTGGATCCCTGGCTTCAATGGCGGTTTGCGGCAGAGATTTCGTATCAG ATACCGTTGGGATCAGTTGGCCAGTTTCCTCTACATGGACGTCTTTCCTCCCAGAGCGACAACCTTCACTGTCACCGGCCTGCAGCCCACCACCACCTACAACTTCTCTGTCAATGCCCTCAACGCGATGGGAGAGAGTGATTATGCTGACAACAATGCAGTACTGACCATCACCACCAAGG AGACATCTGCACTAGAAGTCCCAACAGATGATGACTCAGATTCACAGA TTACCAGTGGGCTGCCGGCCTACTTGACGGTCGTGTTCACGGTGGTGTTTGGAGTCGTGCTGCTGTTGAATTCACTGGGCTGCTACTTGGGAGTGCGGTGGAAGAAGAGGCGAGGCCCGACAG GGGGTAGAGGAGGCAGCGTGTTGGACGGAAAGAAGAATAAGGAGGAGCG GTCCAGTCAGTCAACCGCCAGCAACTCCAATAAGTATGAGAGCCGAGAAAAGATCAACGTGGCAGCCCAGCGAACCCTCCTCATCGACTCCGGATCCGAAACGGACAGCAATGTCTACGAGAGCTACGGGGCg GAACGTTcccatcattattattacccagCTGGTGACTACATGCCGCCTCTCCGTCCACACCCTGAGGAAATACGCAGGCTGG ACTCTCAGAGCCATCTGTATGAAGACGTAAGACACAGCGGCCTGTACCAGGACATCCTGgcttcctctctcacttcccGTCCGCCCTTGTTTGACCACAGATTGCCTCATCAGTGGAATGAGTGGAGATCACCGACTCACCCTCAG caggGCGCCGAGAGAGCGAGGGAGTTCATGGATGTTCAACAGCCGCAGAGAGATTCCGATCTTCCCTTTGAACTACGAGGCGAATTAGTCTAG